In the genome of Ensifer adhaerens, one region contains:
- a CDS encoding transcriptional regulator, XRE family, whose translation MKMKSLLVKDAAEEWLQDPEIAKAYDDLAEEFALAAALIEARSKADMTQEEVAQAMGTTQAVIARLESGRTMPSTRTLQRFAEATGSKLRISFERS comes from the coding sequence ATGAAAATGAAATCCCTGCTGGTTAAAGACGCAGCCGAGGAATGGCTTCAGGATCCTGAAATCGCAAAGGCATATGATGATCTAGCGGAAGAATTCGCCTTGGCTGCCGCATTGATAGAAGCGCGATCGAAGGCTGACATGACACAGGAAGAAGTGGCGCAAGCAATGGGCACCACCCAAGCCGTTATCGCACGCCTCGAAAGCGGGCGCACCATGCCCTCGACCCGCACATTGCAACGCTTTGCCGAAGCAACCGGCAGCAAATTGCGCATCAGCTTCGAGCGATCATGA